One Ignavibacterium album JCM 16511 genomic region harbors:
- a CDS encoding T9SS type A sorting domain-containing protein, producing the protein MNKFISIVCFLILISSIIDAQTWVRKNAGYGFWSIEKDFAGNIYAGTTGTARGIFKSTDGGETWTNVYSTGASNYLDITFDPLNNVYVANSTNGLIISTDGGNNFTTIPTTTFGGNAVNTVACGQNGLVLVGVTSGGVYRSTDFGSTFTQTLSGYSIVSLEFDKFDSNRVYAGSSSTTLNGFFVSTDAGQTFSGPFNNVNVWEILQKQDSTLFTFSTSSGYPVSKSTDLGFTWTTVGNTPAAIRGACLDLVEDLYAAGNGGVYKSTDGGSTFINFNLTFSSNKIISYQNKILVAVSGTTNGGVYIYEDTTIPVELVSLNAYQKNNSVALEWKTATETNNLGFEIQRKSIKSVNGSDDDWTRIGFVSGSGTTTESKSYSFIDENISTGTYKYRLKQIDYEGTSKYSNEIEINLVLTPVEFELFQNFPNPFNPSTKIIWESPISGWTVIKVFDILGNEVAVLLNEFRGEGKYEINFNASDFHLPSGTYIYKLTIGEKTLTNKMIFLQ; encoded by the coding sequence ATGAATAAATTTATCTCTATTGTTTGTTTCCTCATCCTAATCTCATCAATTATTGATGCCCAAACCTGGGTCAGAAAAAATGCAGGATATGGATTCTGGTCAATTGAGAAGGACTTTGCTGGTAATATTTATGCTGGTACTACTGGAACAGCAAGAGGAATCTTTAAATCAACTGATGGCGGGGAAACCTGGACAAATGTATATTCTACCGGTGCATCAAATTATCTTGACATTACTTTTGATCCGTTGAATAATGTTTATGTCGCAAACAGTACCAATGGTTTAATAATTTCCACTGATGGTGGTAATAATTTTACTACCATTCCCACTACAACTTTTGGAGGAAATGCAGTTAATACAGTCGCTTGTGGCCAAAATGGTTTAGTGCTGGTTGGAGTTACTTCAGGTGGTGTCTATAGAAGCACTGATTTTGGTTCTACATTTACTCAAACTTTATCGGGCTATTCTATCGTTAGTCTTGAATTCGACAAATTTGATAGTAACAGAGTTTACGCTGGCTCTTCTTCAACCACACTTAATGGTTTTTTCGTTTCAACCGATGCCGGACAAACTTTCAGTGGTCCATTCAACAATGTTAATGTTTGGGAAATTCTGCAAAAACAAGATAGCACTTTATTTACATTCTCGACATCATCAGGTTATCCGGTAAGTAAATCAACTGATCTGGGATTCACCTGGACTACAGTTGGAAACACCCCTGCAGCCATTAGAGGAGCTTGCCTGGATTTAGTTGAGGATTTATATGCTGCTGGGAATGGAGGAGTCTATAAATCAACTGATGGCGGTTCAACATTCATAAACTTCAATCTTACTTTTTCATCAAATAAAATAATTTCTTATCAAAATAAAATTCTTGTTGCTGTTTCAGGTACAACGAATGGTGGTGTTTATATTTATGAAGATACAACGATTCCTGTTGAATTAGTTTCATTGAATGCCTATCAAAAAAATAACTCAGTCGCACTGGAATGGAAAACCGCAACTGAAACAAATAATCTTGGTTTTGAAATTCAGAGAAAATCAATCAAATCAGTAAATGGATCAGATGATGATTGGACAAGAATTGGATTTGTCTCTGGTTCAGGGACAACTACTGAATCAAAGAGTTATTCATTTATTGATGAGAATATATCAACAGGCACTTATAAATACAGACTGAAACAAATTGATTATGAAGGCACATCCAAGTATTCGAATGAAATTGAAATCAATTTAGTTCTAACTCCGGTTGAATTTGAATTATTTCAAAACTTTCCAAATCCTTTTAATCCTTCTACAAAAATAATTTGGGAATCCCCAATTAGTGGTTGGACAGTTATTAAAGTATTTGATATTCTTGGAAATGAAGTTGCTGTGTTACTTAATGAGTTTAGAGGAGAAGGGAAATATGAAATAAACTTCAATGCGAGTGATTTTCATTTGCCATCAGGTACTTACATTTATAAACTCACAATTGGAGAGAAAACTCTTACTAATAAAATGATTTTTCTGCAATGA
- a CDS encoding TonB-dependent receptor, which translates to MFHKTKISIVCQKFLIKVFLIFLLVYFPLHAQDKGSITGLVLDKETGDAIIGANVLIENSNIGAATDIEGKFRIENVNPGKYNVIVSYISYSKIIIKDVEVTAGKSTELKVALTSEAISVDEVVVVDKLDRSYENALINQRKKSNSISDGISSEQIKKSNDASTSDALKRIPGVTLLDNKFIFVRGTSERYSNAQLNNTSLSSTEPEKKSFAFDLLPTNLLSNTIVVKSFTPDISGDFAGGTVQINTVDFPDKLKINLSYSTSYTSNTSFKDFSTYSGGGNFWGFDNGTRALPSSFPANLGSAGLTRAEINELAKSLNNVWAPETKRAPLNNNFSVSIGDGTTLLGQNFGFVAAFSFRNSYKNSNVERNEFEASGEPRFAFKGNQSTYSTMMGGMLNLSYKLSDLHKFSLKNTYSRSSDDEVSVLSGAQFTDAGKEQIQTALRFVERDVLSSQLNGEHYFPFLNNIRMDWKTYYSQSNRNEPDYRRVLYGRDIGTNDPYAAILGFQPNLKNGGRYFSNLFDKTRGASIDLTIPTSYAKYKFGSSYEEKKRDFTSRLISVIINASGNGFTDFNLLYLPLNEIFAPENFRRNGFSIEEYQNGSNNYFAKQDVFSSYVMIEFPFYFLDQEFSFIGGARLENSLQQINSFDLSGQIPLSNQLKKVDILPSANLIYRISPITNLRLGYSQTVNRPELRELASFAYFDYATQTSVRGNPNLQRALIRNYDLRFEIFPGVGELISASIFYKSISDAIEKVVVTGSALGSERTFTNSDKAKIYGFELEGRFTLGFLGSYFNNFSLNGNYSWIKSAVTVKGTETTIPREERPLQGQSPYVLNFGLYLTEPTIGTTLGILYNRIGERIVEVATAYEEDVIEQPRDLLDFFISQPFFENFEIKLGIKDLLSQEQVFTQGDKKSRVNSSNTGISLGLSYKIQ; encoded by the coding sequence ATGTTTCACAAAACAAAAATTTCAATAGTGTGTCAAAAGTTTCTTATAAAGGTTTTTCTGATTTTCTTGTTAGTTTACTTTCCTCTGCACGCTCAGGATAAAGGCTCGATAACTGGTTTGGTGCTTGACAAAGAAACCGGCGATGCAATTATCGGAGCAAATGTACTTATAGAAAATTCAAACATAGGTGCTGCAACCGATATCGAAGGGAAATTCAGAATTGAAAATGTAAATCCAGGTAAGTACAATGTAATTGTTAGTTACATCTCATATTCTAAAATAATAATCAAGGATGTTGAAGTTACTGCAGGCAAATCAACCGAATTGAAAGTTGCTTTGACATCAGAAGCGATTTCAGTGGATGAAGTAGTAGTTGTAGATAAGCTTGACCGTTCTTATGAAAATGCTTTGATTAACCAAAGAAAAAAGTCTAATTCGATAAGTGATGGAATTAGCTCTGAACAAATTAAAAAGAGTAATGATGCTTCAACAAGCGATGCTCTTAAGAGAATCCCAGGCGTTACTTTACTTGATAACAAATTTATTTTTGTCCGTGGCACGAGTGAAAGATACAGCAATGCTCAACTCAATAATACTTCTTTATCAAGCACTGAACCTGAAAAAAAATCTTTCGCTTTCGATTTGTTACCAACAAATTTACTTAGCAATACAATTGTAGTTAAATCTTTTACACCGGATATCTCGGGAGATTTCGCCGGTGGAACAGTTCAGATTAACACAGTAGATTTTCCTGACAAACTTAAAATAAACCTTAGTTATTCAACCTCATACACATCTAATACTTCATTCAAAGATTTTTCAACTTACTCTGGTGGAGGGAACTTCTGGGGCTTTGATAATGGAACAAGAGCTTTACCATCATCATTTCCTGCAAATCTTGGATCGGCCGGTTTAACGAGAGCTGAAATAAATGAACTTGCTAAGTCATTAAATAATGTTTGGGCTCCGGAAACAAAACGAGCACCACTCAATAACAATTTTTCAGTATCCATTGGTGATGGAACTACTTTGCTGGGTCAGAATTTTGGTTTTGTTGCTGCATTTTCATTCAGGAATTCATACAAAAATTCTAATGTAGAAAGGAATGAATTTGAAGCAAGCGGAGAACCAAGATTTGCATTCAAAGGTAATCAATCAACATATTCCACTATGATGGGTGGAATGTTAAATCTCAGTTATAAATTATCTGATCTTCACAAATTTTCTTTAAAAAATACATACAGTCGATCAAGTGATGATGAGGTCTCTGTATTGTCAGGTGCTCAATTCACCGATGCAGGTAAAGAGCAAATTCAAACTGCTTTAAGATTTGTTGAAAGAGATGTTTTATCCTCTCAGTTAAATGGTGAGCACTATTTCCCGTTTCTTAATAACATAAGAATGGATTGGAAAACATATTACTCTCAATCAAATCGTAATGAGCCGGATTACCGAAGAGTACTATATGGAAGAGATATTGGTACAAATGATCCTTATGCTGCAATCCTTGGTTTTCAACCAAACTTAAAAAATGGTGGCAGATATTTCTCAAATCTTTTTGACAAGACAAGAGGGGCAAGTATTGATTTGACAATTCCAACCTCTTACGCGAAGTATAAATTTGGTTCATCATATGAAGAAAAGAAAAGAGATTTTACATCGAGATTAATCAGTGTCATCATTAATGCTTCAGGTAATGGTTTTACCGATTTCAATCTTTTGTACTTACCGTTAAATGAAATCTTTGCACCAGAAAATTTCAGAAGAAATGGCTTCTCAATAGAAGAATATCAAAACGGTTCCAATAATTATTTTGCAAAGCAGGATGTTTTTTCAAGCTATGTTATGATTGAATTTCCTTTCTATTTTCTTGATCAGGAGTTCAGCTTTATTGGTGGTGCAAGATTAGAAAATTCACTTCAGCAAATTAATTCATTTGATTTGAGTGGTCAGATTCCCTTAAGCAATCAACTTAAAAAAGTAGATATTCTTCCATCTGCTAATTTGATATATAGAATTAGTCCAATTACAAATTTAAGACTTGGATACAGCCAAACAGTAAACAGACCTGAGCTTAGAGAACTTGCTTCATTTGCATACTTCGATTACGCAACACAAACTTCTGTAAGAGGAAATCCAAATCTTCAAAGGGCACTTATCAGAAACTATGACTTAAGATTTGAAATCTTCCCTGGTGTTGGAGAATTGATTTCAGCAAGTATCTTTTACAAATCAATCAGCGATGCAATTGAAAAAGTTGTAGTTACAGGTAGCGCACTTGGTTCTGAGAGAACATTTACAAATTCTGATAAAGCAAAGATTTACGGATTTGAATTAGAAGGAAGATTCACACTTGGATTCTTGGGTTCCTACTTCAATAACTTTTCATTAAATGGAAATTATAGTTGGATTAAATCAGCTGTTACAGTAAAAGGCACAGAAACAACAATACCACGAGAAGAAAGACCACTTCAAGGTCAATCACCATATGTACTAAACTTTGGTCTGTACTTAACCGAACCAACCATCGGAACAACTTTAGGAATTCTTTATAACAGAATAGGTGAAAGAATCGTTGAAGTGGCTACAGCTTATGAGGAAGATGTTATCGAACAACCAAGAGATTTACTTGATTTTTTTATATCCCAACCTTTTTTCGAAAATTTTGAAATCAAATTGGGTATAAAAGATTTATTATCGCAGGAACAAGTATTTACTCAGGGAGATAAAAAATCCAGAGTTAATAGCTCCAATACGGGAATATCCTTAGGTCTATCATATAAAATTCAATAA
- a CDS encoding T9SS type A sorting domain-containing protein has translation MKIINKFVSIIFIVLLFGLAETFAQLAPVDSVIEGNINSNAFLSKNKRYLLRGFVNVNPPATLTIQAGTVIYGERSTKGSLIINRGAKIIANGTADEPIVFTSQALPGNRGAGDWGGIIIAGNATINVPGGTATLEGGTGTIYGGGATPNDDDNSGILRYVRIEFPGIAFLPDNEINGLTLGGVGRGTTIEYVQVSFSGDDSFEWFGGTVNGKYLIAFKGVDDEFDMDFGFRGNLQFGFGLRDPNIADISGSNGFETDNDGTGTFNTPRTLPVISNFTVVGPMPDTSFTAYNPNFKRGAHIRRSALTSIYNSIVMGYPIGLLLDGSGVGNAAIGDTLQIRNSIWAGLRAGNGIITNYGQLNALQWYDTPAYQNRRYVQPSEVGLIAPFNLTSPNPVPNSGSPAATGAAFSNPRLGSFFTPTSYVGAFDPSGNRWDLPWANYDPQNTSYVLSVEENQLSGLPTDFSLSQNYPNPFNPSTKIIYSVANPTKVKLYVTNILGQVVDELVNDFKETGTYEIEYNAENLSTGLYIYTLEAGNTKLSKKMTLLK, from the coding sequence ATGAAAATAATTAACAAGTTCGTTTCAATCATTTTTATTGTATTACTTTTCGGTTTGGCTGAAACATTTGCTCAACTTGCCCCGGTTGACAGTGTAATCGAAGGTAATATCAATTCAAATGCTTTTCTCTCTAAAAATAAAAGATATCTCTTAAGGGGTTTTGTAAATGTTAACCCGCCTGCAACACTCACTATTCAGGCAGGAACAGTTATTTATGGCGAGAGATCTACTAAAGGTTCACTAATTATTAATAGAGGTGCAAAAATAATCGCAAATGGTACTGCCGATGAACCAATTGTTTTTACATCTCAGGCACTTCCGGGAAACAGAGGTGCTGGAGATTGGGGTGGAATTATTATCGCAGGTAATGCAACTATAAATGTTCCCGGAGGAACTGCTACACTTGAAGGTGGCACAGGAACTATTTATGGAGGTGGAGCAACACCAAATGATGATGACAACAGTGGAATTTTAAGATATGTAAGAATTGAATTTCCAGGCATAGCATTTTTGCCTGACAATGAAATCAATGGATTAACTTTGGGTGGTGTTGGAAGAGGAACTACAATCGAATATGTTCAGGTCAGTTTTTCTGGAGATGATTCATTTGAATGGTTTGGTGGTACAGTTAACGGAAAATATTTAATCGCTTTCAAAGGTGTTGATGATGAATTCGATATGGATTTTGGTTTCAGAGGAAATCTTCAGTTCGGTTTTGGGCTGAGAGATCCTAACATCGCTGACATAAGTGGAAGTAATGGTTTCGAAACTGATAATGATGGTACAGGCACATTCAATACACCAAGAACACTTCCTGTAATTTCTAACTTTACAGTTGTTGGTCCAATGCCTGATACATCATTTACTGCATACAACCCGAATTTCAAAAGAGGTGCACATATCAGAAGAAGCGCTTTGACATCAATTTACAATTCAATTGTTATGGGATATCCAATCGGATTATTACTTGATGGTTCTGGTGTTGGTAATGCAGCCATTGGTGATACTTTACAAATAAGAAATTCCATTTGGGCTGGACTAAGAGCTGGTAATGGAATAATAACAAATTATGGTCAGTTAAATGCTCTTCAGTGGTATGATACACCGGCTTATCAGAACAGAAGATATGTTCAACCTTCTGAAGTTGGGTTGATTGCTCCGTTTAACCTTACAAGTCCTAATCCGGTTCCAAATTCTGGTTCACCCGCAGCAACAGGAGCAGCGTTCAGTAATCCAAGACTTGGAAGTTTCTTCACACCAACTTCTTATGTCGGTGCTTTTGATCCTTCCGGAAACAGATGGGATTTACCGTGGGCAAACTATGATCCACAGAATACAAGTTATGTATTATCCGTTGAAGAAAATCAATTAAGCGGATTACCAACTGATTTTTCACTCAGTCAGAATTATCCAAATCCTTTCAACCCTTCAACAAAAATTATTTACTCAGTTGCCAATCCAACTAAAGTAAAATTATATGTAACAAACATTCTTGGACAGGTAGTTGATGAATTAGTAAATGATTTTAAGGAAACCGGTACTTATGAAATAGAATATAATGCAGAAAATCTGAGTACAGGTTTATACATTTATACGCTTGAGGCAGGGAACACTAAACTCTCTAAGAAGATGACTTTGCTCAAATGA
- a CDS encoding M28 family peptidase, with product MKIYFLKLLLIILTLPHSIYSQTNIDFYKAFESIKGDSILKHLKYLASDELEGRGLGTKGIRLAANYISVKFREFGLKESPSTNNYFQEIPFIGSTTLNSSEFNVYTNEQNISLRYSEDYFLYKSGQQTFIPVPTELVFVGYGIVAPEFDYNDYQSVDVTGKVVVFLDSEPISDDPDFFNGREITQYSFAEVKRQIALQRGAAGTILIPFERYSGWEIVIKDFAKEDIRLAYDLTSNLSVIINPAIAKLIFDDSQYSFDDVIQMHQKHQMKSFPLKTKISFRGSFKERAFVDKNIIGILPGIDDKLKDSYLIISAHYDHLGIGSPVENDSIYNGTLDNAIGVSVLIELARAFSSLNKKPKRTIIFIAFTGEENGLLGSIYYTDNPVFPLHKTIANVNIDGIAFFRDFESVIGVGSEYSSLENNLTETAERYQISIEKIPEEFQELTSFTNSDQYTFASVGVPSIIVLEGLQNRTKSREEVLQSFIEYFELRYHTPFDDLNQFIDEVAAERHTKILFDLCYHLANSVDEPKWKSDSPYLKARLRSIAEKK from the coding sequence ATGAAAATTTACTTTCTGAAATTATTACTAATAATTTTAACTCTGCCGCATTCAATTTATTCACAAACTAATATTGATTTCTATAAAGCGTTTGAATCAATAAAAGGAGATTCGATTCTTAAACATCTGAAGTATTTAGCTAGTGACGAACTTGAAGGAAGAGGATTAGGCACAAAGGGAATTAGACTTGCAGCTAATTACATTTCCGTAAAATTTAGAGAATTTGGATTGAAAGAATCACCATCAACTAACAATTACTTTCAGGAAATTCCTTTTATCGGTAGTACTACTTTAAATTCATCTGAGTTTAATGTTTATACTAATGAACAAAATATTTCGTTACGATATTCTGAAGATTATTTTCTTTATAAATCAGGACAACAGACATTCATTCCAGTACCAACAGAATTAGTTTTTGTGGGATATGGAATTGTTGCACCTGAATTTGATTACAATGATTATCAGTCAGTTGATGTAACAGGAAAGGTTGTCGTTTTTCTCGATAGTGAACCAATCTCAGATGATCCTGATTTCTTCAATGGCAGAGAAATAACTCAATACAGTTTTGCTGAGGTTAAAAGACAGATTGCTTTGCAAAGAGGCGCAGCAGGAACAATCTTAATTCCATTTGAGAGATATTCAGGTTGGGAAATTGTAATAAAAGATTTTGCAAAAGAAGATATCAGACTTGCGTATGACCTAACCAGTAATTTAAGTGTTATAATAAATCCTGCAATTGCGAAATTAATTTTTGATGATTCTCAATATTCATTTGATGATGTAATTCAAATGCATCAGAAACATCAGATGAAATCATTTCCACTTAAAACTAAAATTAGTTTTCGAGGTAGTTTTAAAGAGAGAGCATTTGTAGATAAGAATATTATTGGAATTTTACCAGGAATTGATGACAAACTTAAAGATTCATACCTGATTATTTCAGCTCACTATGATCATTTAGGAATTGGCTCTCCAGTGGAAAATGATTCGATATATAACGGTACTTTGGATAATGCTATTGGAGTCTCGGTCCTGATTGAACTTGCAAGAGCTTTCTCGTCGTTAAATAAAAAGCCAAAGCGAACTATTATTTTTATTGCTTTCACTGGTGAAGAAAACGGCTTACTTGGTTCAATCTACTATACTGATAATCCGGTTTTTCCATTGCACAAAACAATCGCAAATGTAAATATTGACGGCATTGCGTTCTTCAGAGATTTTGAAAGTGTGATAGGAGTTGGTTCAGAATACTCATCACTTGAAAATAACCTAACTGAAACAGCAGAACGTTATCAGATTAGTATAGAAAAAATTCCTGAGGAGTTTCAGGAATTAACCTCTTTCACAAACAGTGATCAATATACATTTGCATCGGTTGGAGTTCCTTCAATAATTGTGCTCGAGGGCTTGCAGAATAGAACGAAATCAAGAGAAGAAGTATTGCAATCGTTTATTGAATATTTTGAGTTAAGATATCACACTCCTTTCGATGATTTGAATCAATTTATTGATGAAGTTGCTGCTGAGCGACACACAAAAATACTTTTTGATTTATGTTATCATCTTGCAAACTCAGTTGATGAACCTAAATGGAAATCTGACTCTCCGTATTTAAAAGCAAGATTAAGAAGCATTGCAGAGAAAAAGTAA
- a CDS encoding phosphate ABC transporter substrate-binding protein, whose translation MNKIILILSGLFFLLSYCSFKPSGEYVITISGSDTMYELNESLAKEFMIDNPGISVYVKGGGTKLGIIDLIKNRTDICASSRNLKPEESKLLVEYYGSLALVYLIAKDGLSIYVNPNNIINDLSVEQIKKIFTGRIRNWKEFGGKDTLIVPVLRNPNSGTYLYFKEHVLDDEQYTKNGLTLPTTKEIIKFISENVNAIGYGGVGYKEGIVQIRVEGIYPTEENIRNDSYPITRYLHFFVSKNPSGNVKKFIDWTLSPKGQSVIRKAGFIPLWDYAL comes from the coding sequence ATGAATAAAATTATTTTAATACTTTCCGGCCTATTTTTCTTATTAAGTTATTGTTCATTCAAACCAAGCGGAGAATATGTTATTACAATTTCCGGTTCAGATACGATGTATGAACTAAATGAAAGTTTAGCTAAGGAATTTATGATTGATAATCCCGGAATCTCAGTTTATGTGAAAGGTGGTGGAACAAAACTAGGAATAATAGATTTAATAAAAAACAGAACTGATATTTGTGCTTCTTCCAGAAATCTTAAACCAGAAGAATCAAAACTGTTAGTTGAATATTACGGCTCATTGGCTTTGGTTTATCTGATTGCAAAAGATGGCCTGAGCATTTATGTAAATCCGAACAACATCATTAATGATCTTTCAGTTGAGCAGATTAAAAAAATTTTTACAGGAAGAATAAGAAACTGGAAAGAATTTGGAGGTAAAGATACTTTAATTGTACCGGTTTTAAGAAATCCTAATTCAGGAACTTATCTTTACTTTAAAGAACATGTTCTTGATGATGAACAATACACAAAGAACGGACTAACGCTTCCAACCACAAAAGAAATAATAAAGTTTATCTCTGAAAATGTTAATGCCATCGGTTATGGCGGAGTTGGATATAAGGAAGGAATTGTACAAATCAGAGTTGAGGGAATTTATCCAACAGAAGAGAACATAAGAAATGATTCTTATCCTATCACAAGATACCTTCATTTTTTTGTTTCGAAAAACCCGTCGGGAAATGTTAAAAAATTTATTGATTGGACTTTGTCTCCTAAAGGTCAAAGTGTAATCCGGAAAGCCGGATTCATTCCTTTATGGGATTATGCACTTTAA
- a CDS encoding metallophosphoesterase family protein, with amino-acid sequence MKIAHISDLHLNTLFNDSNLLRVKRLIKYVSAQSVDHLIISGDLTDNADESDLLLLKRMLNKYGFSTHLNLTVIPGNHDIFGGPQKPIEIFSFPDRCKEVDYDAKVNLFKEIFKETFLNTITADSESNFPFIKEIDNVIILGINSIAEYSKYKNPFASNGEVKLKHFNKIDQLLKKYSEKDVFKIVAIHHHFNKMKNTKRSISGLWQNIEKQTMKLKKKKRLLSLFQKHNVDIVLHGHIHYNEFYERKGIAFLNAGASTVGYTGKSLRVNIINILQNTLHCEMHKLTESGEVKIEDFFRKEYQINLRLSPIL; translated from the coding sequence ATGAAAATTGCTCACATTTCTGACCTTCACTTAAATACGCTCTTCAACGACTCTAATCTTTTACGAGTCAAAAGATTAATAAAATATGTCTCTGCTCAGTCAGTCGACCACTTAATCATATCAGGCGATTTAACTGATAATGCAGATGAGAGCGATTTACTTTTACTGAAGCGTATGTTGAACAAATACGGATTTTCTACTCATTTAAATCTTACAGTAATTCCGGGAAACCATGATATTTTCGGAGGTCCACAAAAACCTATTGAAATTTTTTCCTTCCCTGATAGATGTAAAGAAGTTGATTATGATGCAAAAGTAAATCTCTTCAAGGAAATCTTTAAGGAAACTTTCTTAAACACTATAACTGCTGATAGTGAAAGTAACTTTCCATTCATTAAAGAAATAGATAATGTCATAATACTTGGAATCAATTCGATAGCTGAATATTCAAAGTATAAAAATCCTTTTGCTTCAAACGGTGAAGTTAAGTTAAAACATTTTAATAAAATTGATCAGCTTTTAAAAAAATATTCTGAAAAAGATGTTTTCAAAATTGTAGCTATTCATCACCATTTTAATAAAATGAAGAATACTAAAAGATCAATATCAGGACTTTGGCAGAACATCGAGAAACAAACAATGAAACTGAAAAAGAAGAAAAGACTTTTGAGCTTATTCCAAAAGCATAATGTTGATATTGTATTACACGGTCATATTCATTACAATGAATTTTATGAAAGAAAAGGCATCGCATTTCTAAATGCTGGTGCATCAACTGTTGGTTATACAGGAAAATCTCTCAGAGTGAATATTATCAACATTCTGCAAAACACACTTCACTGCGAAATGCATAAGCTGACAGAAAGTGGCGAAGTAAAAATTGAGGATTTCTTCAGGAAAGAATATCAGATAAATTTAAGATTGTCCCCCATTTTATAA